The following proteins are co-located in the Malus sylvestris chromosome 13, drMalSylv7.2, whole genome shotgun sequence genome:
- the LOC126596159 gene encoding myosin-6-like isoform X2, with protein sequence MAANVNLAVGSHVWVDDSEKAWIDGEVVGVNDEEIEINCTSGKTVTAKASSVYPKDPEFPQCGVDDMTKLAYLHEPGVLQNLKSRYCVNEIYTYTGSILIAVNPFRRLPHLYDNHMMEQYKGVALGELSPHPFAIADAAYRQMINEGISQAILVSGESGAGKTESTKMLMRYLAYMGGRAVSEGRSVEQQVLESNPVLEAFGNAKTVRNNNSSRFGKFVEIQFDQTGRISGAAIRTYLLERSRVCQVSDPERNYHCFYMLCSAPPEDVEKYKLGNPRTFHYLNQSNCYELDGVDDSEEYLTTRKAMDVVGISSEEQDGIFRVVAAILHLGNVNFAKGNESDSSEPKDDNSRFHLKTAAELFMCDEQSLEDSLCKRVMVTRDETIKKSLDPDSAAISRDALAKIVYSRLFDWLVNKINNTIGQDPDSKYLIGVLDIYGFESFKTNSFEQFCINLTNEKLQQHFNQHVFKMEQEEYTKEEIDWSYIEFIDNQDVLDLIEKKPGGIIALLDEACMFPRSTHETFSQKLYQTFKDHKRFNKPKLSPTDFTICHYAGDVTYQTEFFLDKNKDYVVAEHQALLSASKCPFVSGLFPPLPEESAKQSKFSSIGSRFKQQLQSLLETLSAIEPHYIRCVKPNNQLKPAIFENSAVLQQLCCGGVMEAIRISCAGYPTRKTFGEFTSRFKILAPEVLNGSVDEVTACKKLLQKVNLKGYQVGKTKVFLRAGQMAELDAYRSEVLGRSASVIQRKVRSYLCRKKFVLLRLSAIQIQGLCRGQVARHRYENMRREAASVIIQKYGRSYLSRNGYKNLCSSAVSIQIGMRGLAARKELSSRKKTRAATVIQSHCRKHLAHAHYLRMKNAAIAIQCGWRRVVARRELRRLKMAAKETGALQEAKNKLEKEVEELTWRLQLEKRMRADMEEAKTKENAKLQSALKEMQLEFQETKSLLMKEREAAAKASEEAAKAAEAAAKVAEQMPVVQEISVVDQEIVNKLTAENEQLKALVDSLEKKIDETEKKFEETSRLSEQRLKQATEAESKIIDLKTAMQRLEEKLSDIETEDHILRQQALKMSASMKMSEHLAGAPAQPLGNGHHEPLRTTPSKKFGSESFRRSQIERQHEGVDTLMKLVTGNLGFSEGKPVAAITTYKCLLHWRLFEAEKTSVFDRLIQIIGSAIEDQDNIDHMAYWLSNTSTLLFLLQRSLRTAPRKPPTPTSLFGRMTQGFRSSSANLSVGASDLVRQVEAKYPALLFKQQLTAYVEKIYGIVRDNLKKELSLHLSSCIQAPKTAKGGVSKSPEGSTGNSPRANPWNSIIANLNGFLTTFKENCVPPIIVQKIFTQMFSYINVQIFNSLLLRRECCTFSNGQYVKNGLAELELWCSLAKEEYAGSSWDELKYVRQAVGFLVLHQKSRISYDELTNDLCPVLSVQQLHRVCTLFLDDDYNTQSVSPDVISSMNFLMTDDSSSDDSSSFLLDDNSSIPFSIEDISSSMQDQSYSDVKPPAELSENPDFQFLQE encoded by the exons ACAGATGATTAACGAGGGAATAAGCCAGGCAATTTTGGTCAGTGGGGAAAGTGGAGCCGGGAAAACAGAGAGTACAAAGATGCTTATGCGTTATCTTGCCTATATGGGTGGAAGAGCTGTATCTGAGGGGCGGTCTGTGGAACAGCAAGTCTTGGAG TCTAACCCTGTTCTTGAAGCATTTGGTAATGCAAAGACTGTCCGAAACAATAATTCCAG TCGTTTTGGTAAGTTCGTGGAGATTCAGTTTGATCAAACAGGGAGAATCTCAGGAGCTGCCATTAGAACTTATTTATTGGAGCGATCCAGAGTTTGTCAAGTATCTGATCCAGAGAGAAATTACCATTGCTTTTATATGCTCTGTTCTGCACCTCCAGAG GATGTTGAGAAGTACAAATTGGGAAATCCGAGAACATTTCATTATTTAAATCAGTCCAACTGCTATGAGCTGGATGGGGTGGACGATTCAGAGGAGTATCTCACAACTAGGAAAGCTATGGATGTGGTTGGGATCAGTTCTGAGGAGCAG GATGGAATATTTCGAGTTGTAGCTGCAATACTTCATTTAGGCAACGTTAACTTTGCAAAGGGGAATGAATCTGATTCTTCTGAACCCAAGGATGATAACTCTCGGTTCCATCTCAAAACTGCTGCTGAACTTTTCAT GTGTGATGAGCAATCTCTTGAAGATTCTCTGTGCAAACGTGTGATGGTGACCCGTGATGAGACCATAAAGAAAAGCTTGGATCCAGATTCTGCAGCCATCAGTAGAGATGCATTGGCCAAAATTGTTTATTCAAGGTTATTTGATTG GCTTGTGAACAAGATAAACAACACTATTGGTCAGGATCCTGATTCAAAATATTTGATTGGAGTTCTGGATATTTATGGATTCGAGAGTTTCAAGACAAACAG CTTCGAACAATTTTGTATCAATTTGACAAATGAAAAATTGCAGCAGCATTTCAACCAG CATGTGTTCAAGATGGAGCAAGAAGAATATACTAAAGAAGAAATTGATTGGAGTTACATAGAGTTCATCGATAATCAGGATGTTCTTGATCTCATTGAAAAG aAGCCCGGTGGCATCATTGCTCTTCTGGATGAGGCTTG TATGTTCCCGAGATCAACCCATGAAACATTTTCACAGAAGCTTTATCAAACTTTTAAAGACCATAAACGTTTTAACAAGCCAAAATTGTCGCCTACCGACTTTACCATTTGCCATTATGCCGGTGAT gttacttatcaaacagAGTTCTTCCTGGATAAGAACAAAGATTATGTTGTTGCAGAGCATCAAGCACTCCTTAGTGCCTCCAAATGCCCTTTTGTTTCAGGCTTGTTCCCTCCTTTACCCGAAGAATCTGCCAAACAATCAAAGTTCTCATCAATAGGTTCTCGATTCAAG CAACAACTGCAATCATTGCTTGAAACGCTAAGTGCCATTGAGCCTCACTACATACGCTGTGTAAAGCCAAATAATCAACTCAAACCTGCCATATTTGAAAATAGCGCTGTTTTACAGCAGCTTTGCTGTGGG GGAGTAATGGAGGCCATTCGGATTAGTTGTGCTGGATATCCAACTAGAAAGACCTTTGGAGAATTTACAAGTCGTTTTAAAATTCTGGCACCTGAGGTTCTAAATGGAAG CGTTGATGAGGTCACTGCATGCAAGAAGCTATTACAAAAGGTCAACCTCAAGGGATATCAG GTTGGGAAAACAAAAGTGTTCCTCAGGGCTGGTCAGATGGCAGAACTAGATGCATATAGAAGTGAGGTATTGGGAAGATCGGCTAGTGTTATCCAGAGAAAAGTTCGCTCCTACCTATGTCGCAAAAAATTTGTCTTGTTGCGGTTGTCTGCCATCCAAATCCAAGGCTTATGTAGAG GACAAGTTGCACGCCACCGATATGAAAACATGAGAAGGGAAGCTGCTTCTGTGATTATCCAGAAATATGGTCGCTCGTATCTTTCTAGGAATGGTTATAAAAACTTGTGCTCTTCAGCTGTTTCTATTCAAATTGGTATGCGCGGGTTGGCTGCTCGTAAGGAGCTTAGTTCCAGGAAGAAAACAAGGGCTGCAACTGTGATACAG AGTCATTGCCGGAAACACTTAGCACATGCTCATTATTTGAGGATGAAGAATGCAGCTATTGCCATACAATGTGGTTGGAGACGAGTAGTTGCTCGTAGAGAGTTGCGGAGGCTAAAGATG GCTGCTAAGGAAACTGGTGCTCTCCAAGAAGCcaaaaataagttggaaaaggaAGTTGAAGAGCTAACCTGGCGCCTGCAACTGGAGAAGCGAATGAGG GCTGATATGGAAGAGgccaaaacaaaggaaaatgcGAAGTTGCAGTCTGCTTTGAAAGAGATGCAACTCGAATTTCAAGAAACTAAATCCCTGCTTATGAAGGAACGTGAGGCTGCAGCAAAAGCATCAGAGGAGGCAGCAAAAGCGGCTGAGGCTGCAGCAAAAGTAGCTGAACAAATGCCAGTCGTACAGGAGATTTCAGTTGTGGATCAGGAAATAGTCAATAAGCTTACTGCCGAAAATGAGCAGCTTAAG GCCCTGGTGGATTcactggaaaagaagattgatgAAACAGAGAAAAAGTTTGAAGAAACAAGCAGGCTTAGTGAACAGCGGCTCAAGCAGGCTACGGAGGCAGAATCAAAGATAATTGATTTGAAGACTGCCATGCAGAG GCTAGAAGAAAAACTTTCTGACATAGAAACCGAGGACCATATTTTGCGTCAGCAAGCATTAAAGATGTCAGCTTCTATGAAAATGTCAGAGCATTTGGCTGGAGCACCAGCTCAG CCTTTGGGGAATGGTCATCAT GAACCACTGAGAACTACACCGTCCAAGAAATTTGGCTCAGAGTCTTTCAGGAGATCCCAAATTGAAAGGCAACAT GAGGGTGTAGATACTCTTATGAAATTAGTGACAGGTAATCTTGGATTCAGTGAAGGAAAGCCAGTTGCAGCAATAACAACATACAAATGTCTTCTGCACTGGAGATTATTTGAAGCGGAAAAAACTAGTGTATTTGACCGACTTATTCAGATAATTGGTTCTGCAATTGAG GACCAGGATAACATTGATCATATGGCTTATTGGCTTTCCAATACATCTACATTGTTGTTCTTGCTCCAGCGGAGCTTAAGAACTGCTCCACGAAAGCCTCCTACCCCCACATCTTTATTTGGAAGGATGACCCAA GGCTTCCGATCTTCTTCTGCCAATCTTTCAGTTGGTGCTTCTGATTTAGTACGTCAGGTTGAGGCGAAGTATCCAGCTTTGCTCTTTAAGCAGCAACTTACAGCATATGTGGAAAAGATATATGGAATCGTCCGAGACAATTTGAAGAAGGAATTGTCACTTCATCTTTCTTCTTGCATCCAG gcacccaaaACGGCAAAAGGTGGTGTTTCAAAATCACCCGAAGGATCAACTGGGAACAGTCCTCGGGCTAATCCTTGGAATAGCATCATCGCAAATCTTAATGGGTTTCTCACTACATTTAAAGAAAATTGT GTGCCTCCAATTATTGTTCAGAAGATATTTACTCAAATGTTCTCATACATCAATGTACAGATTTTTAATAG CCTTCTTCTTCGTCGAGAGTGCTGCACCTTCAGCAATGGCCAATATGTGAAGAATGGGCTAGCTGAATTGGAGCTATGGTGTAGCCTAGCAAAAGAAGAG TATGCTGGCTCATCATGGGATGAACTCAAATATGTTAGGCAGGCTGTAGGATTCTTG GTTCTACACCAAAAGTCCAGAATCTCCTATGATGAACTAACAAATGACCTATGCCCT GTCTTGAGTGTTCAACAACTTCATAGAGTATGCACACTATTTTTGGATGATGATTACAACACGCAAAGTGTTTCCCCTGAT GTCATTTCCAGCATGAACTTTCTAATGACAGATGACTCCAGCAGTGATGATAGCAGCTCCTTCTTGCTGGATGACAATTCCAG CATTCCTTTCTCGATTGAAGATATATCTAGTTCCATGCAAGACCAGAGCTATTCAGATGTAAAACCTCCCGCAGAACTTTCGGAGAATCCAGACTTCCAATTTTTACAGGAGTAA
- the LOC126596159 gene encoding myosin-6-like isoform X1 translates to MAANVNLAVGSHVWVDDSEKAWIDGEVVGVNDEEIEINCTSGKTVTAKASSVYPKDPEFPQCGVDDMTKLAYLHEPGVLQNLKSRYCVNEIYTYTGSILIAVNPFRRLPHLYDNHMMEQYKGVALGELSPHPFAIADAAYRQMINEGISQAILVSGESGAGKTESTKMLMRYLAYMGGRAVSEGRSVEQQVLESNPVLEAFGNAKTVRNNNSSRFGKFVEIQFDQTGRISGAAIRTYLLERSRVCQVSDPERNYHCFYMLCSAPPEDVEKYKLGNPRTFHYLNQSNCYELDGVDDSEEYLTTRKAMDVVGISSEEQDGIFRVVAAILHLGNVNFAKGNESDSSEPKDDNSRFHLKTAAELFMCDEQSLEDSLCKRVMVTRDETIKKSLDPDSAAISRDALAKIVYSRLFDWLVNKINNTIGQDPDSKYLIGVLDIYGFESFKTNSFEQFCINLTNEKLQQHFNQHVFKMEQEEYTKEEIDWSYIEFIDNQDVLDLIEKKPGGIIALLDEACMFPRSTHETFSQKLYQTFKDHKRFNKPKLSPTDFTICHYAGDVTYQTEFFLDKNKDYVVAEHQALLSASKCPFVSGLFPPLPEESAKQSKFSSIGSRFKVPFCSKFLIKLMLTDQLNFVYVPFVFILCRLLEQQQLQSLLETLSAIEPHYIRCVKPNNQLKPAIFENSAVLQQLCCGGVMEAIRISCAGYPTRKTFGEFTSRFKILAPEVLNGSVDEVTACKKLLQKVNLKGYQVGKTKVFLRAGQMAELDAYRSEVLGRSASVIQRKVRSYLCRKKFVLLRLSAIQIQGLCRGQVARHRYENMRREAASVIIQKYGRSYLSRNGYKNLCSSAVSIQIGMRGLAARKELSSRKKTRAATVIQSHCRKHLAHAHYLRMKNAAIAIQCGWRRVVARRELRRLKMAAKETGALQEAKNKLEKEVEELTWRLQLEKRMRADMEEAKTKENAKLQSALKEMQLEFQETKSLLMKEREAAAKASEEAAKAAEAAAKVAEQMPVVQEISVVDQEIVNKLTAENEQLKALVDSLEKKIDETEKKFEETSRLSEQRLKQATEAESKIIDLKTAMQRLEEKLSDIETEDHILRQQALKMSASMKMSEHLAGAPAQPLGNGHHEPLRTTPSKKFGSESFRRSQIERQHEGVDTLMKLVTGNLGFSEGKPVAAITTYKCLLHWRLFEAEKTSVFDRLIQIIGSAIEDQDNIDHMAYWLSNTSTLLFLLQRSLRTAPRKPPTPTSLFGRMTQGFRSSSANLSVGASDLVRQVEAKYPALLFKQQLTAYVEKIYGIVRDNLKKELSLHLSSCIQAPKTAKGGVSKSPEGSTGNSPRANPWNSIIANLNGFLTTFKENCVPPIIVQKIFTQMFSYINVQIFNSLLLRRECCTFSNGQYVKNGLAELELWCSLAKEEYAGSSWDELKYVRQAVGFLVLHQKSRISYDELTNDLCPVLSVQQLHRVCTLFLDDDYNTQSVSPDVISSMNFLMTDDSSSDDSSSFLLDDNSSIPFSIEDISSSMQDQSYSDVKPPAELSENPDFQFLQE, encoded by the exons ACAGATGATTAACGAGGGAATAAGCCAGGCAATTTTGGTCAGTGGGGAAAGTGGAGCCGGGAAAACAGAGAGTACAAAGATGCTTATGCGTTATCTTGCCTATATGGGTGGAAGAGCTGTATCTGAGGGGCGGTCTGTGGAACAGCAAGTCTTGGAG TCTAACCCTGTTCTTGAAGCATTTGGTAATGCAAAGACTGTCCGAAACAATAATTCCAG TCGTTTTGGTAAGTTCGTGGAGATTCAGTTTGATCAAACAGGGAGAATCTCAGGAGCTGCCATTAGAACTTATTTATTGGAGCGATCCAGAGTTTGTCAAGTATCTGATCCAGAGAGAAATTACCATTGCTTTTATATGCTCTGTTCTGCACCTCCAGAG GATGTTGAGAAGTACAAATTGGGAAATCCGAGAACATTTCATTATTTAAATCAGTCCAACTGCTATGAGCTGGATGGGGTGGACGATTCAGAGGAGTATCTCACAACTAGGAAAGCTATGGATGTGGTTGGGATCAGTTCTGAGGAGCAG GATGGAATATTTCGAGTTGTAGCTGCAATACTTCATTTAGGCAACGTTAACTTTGCAAAGGGGAATGAATCTGATTCTTCTGAACCCAAGGATGATAACTCTCGGTTCCATCTCAAAACTGCTGCTGAACTTTTCAT GTGTGATGAGCAATCTCTTGAAGATTCTCTGTGCAAACGTGTGATGGTGACCCGTGATGAGACCATAAAGAAAAGCTTGGATCCAGATTCTGCAGCCATCAGTAGAGATGCATTGGCCAAAATTGTTTATTCAAGGTTATTTGATTG GCTTGTGAACAAGATAAACAACACTATTGGTCAGGATCCTGATTCAAAATATTTGATTGGAGTTCTGGATATTTATGGATTCGAGAGTTTCAAGACAAACAG CTTCGAACAATTTTGTATCAATTTGACAAATGAAAAATTGCAGCAGCATTTCAACCAG CATGTGTTCAAGATGGAGCAAGAAGAATATACTAAAGAAGAAATTGATTGGAGTTACATAGAGTTCATCGATAATCAGGATGTTCTTGATCTCATTGAAAAG aAGCCCGGTGGCATCATTGCTCTTCTGGATGAGGCTTG TATGTTCCCGAGATCAACCCATGAAACATTTTCACAGAAGCTTTATCAAACTTTTAAAGACCATAAACGTTTTAACAAGCCAAAATTGTCGCCTACCGACTTTACCATTTGCCATTATGCCGGTGAT gttacttatcaaacagAGTTCTTCCTGGATAAGAACAAAGATTATGTTGTTGCAGAGCATCAAGCACTCCTTAGTGCCTCCAAATGCCCTTTTGTTTCAGGCTTGTTCCCTCCTTTACCCGAAGAATCTGCCAAACAATCAAAGTTCTCATCAATAGGTTCTCGATTCAAGGTCCCTTTCTGTTCCAAATTTCTAATTAAGCTTATGCTCACTGATCAGTTAAATTTTGTTTATgttccttttgtttttattctttGTCGTCTGCTTGAACAGCAACAACTGCAATCATTGCTTGAAACGCTAAGTGCCATTGAGCCTCACTACATACGCTGTGTAAAGCCAAATAATCAACTCAAACCTGCCATATTTGAAAATAGCGCTGTTTTACAGCAGCTTTGCTGTGGG GGAGTAATGGAGGCCATTCGGATTAGTTGTGCTGGATATCCAACTAGAAAGACCTTTGGAGAATTTACAAGTCGTTTTAAAATTCTGGCACCTGAGGTTCTAAATGGAAG CGTTGATGAGGTCACTGCATGCAAGAAGCTATTACAAAAGGTCAACCTCAAGGGATATCAG GTTGGGAAAACAAAAGTGTTCCTCAGGGCTGGTCAGATGGCAGAACTAGATGCATATAGAAGTGAGGTATTGGGAAGATCGGCTAGTGTTATCCAGAGAAAAGTTCGCTCCTACCTATGTCGCAAAAAATTTGTCTTGTTGCGGTTGTCTGCCATCCAAATCCAAGGCTTATGTAGAG GACAAGTTGCACGCCACCGATATGAAAACATGAGAAGGGAAGCTGCTTCTGTGATTATCCAGAAATATGGTCGCTCGTATCTTTCTAGGAATGGTTATAAAAACTTGTGCTCTTCAGCTGTTTCTATTCAAATTGGTATGCGCGGGTTGGCTGCTCGTAAGGAGCTTAGTTCCAGGAAGAAAACAAGGGCTGCAACTGTGATACAG AGTCATTGCCGGAAACACTTAGCACATGCTCATTATTTGAGGATGAAGAATGCAGCTATTGCCATACAATGTGGTTGGAGACGAGTAGTTGCTCGTAGAGAGTTGCGGAGGCTAAAGATG GCTGCTAAGGAAACTGGTGCTCTCCAAGAAGCcaaaaataagttggaaaaggaAGTTGAAGAGCTAACCTGGCGCCTGCAACTGGAGAAGCGAATGAGG GCTGATATGGAAGAGgccaaaacaaaggaaaatgcGAAGTTGCAGTCTGCTTTGAAAGAGATGCAACTCGAATTTCAAGAAACTAAATCCCTGCTTATGAAGGAACGTGAGGCTGCAGCAAAAGCATCAGAGGAGGCAGCAAAAGCGGCTGAGGCTGCAGCAAAAGTAGCTGAACAAATGCCAGTCGTACAGGAGATTTCAGTTGTGGATCAGGAAATAGTCAATAAGCTTACTGCCGAAAATGAGCAGCTTAAG GCCCTGGTGGATTcactggaaaagaagattgatgAAACAGAGAAAAAGTTTGAAGAAACAAGCAGGCTTAGTGAACAGCGGCTCAAGCAGGCTACGGAGGCAGAATCAAAGATAATTGATTTGAAGACTGCCATGCAGAG GCTAGAAGAAAAACTTTCTGACATAGAAACCGAGGACCATATTTTGCGTCAGCAAGCATTAAAGATGTCAGCTTCTATGAAAATGTCAGAGCATTTGGCTGGAGCACCAGCTCAG CCTTTGGGGAATGGTCATCAT GAACCACTGAGAACTACACCGTCCAAGAAATTTGGCTCAGAGTCTTTCAGGAGATCCCAAATTGAAAGGCAACAT GAGGGTGTAGATACTCTTATGAAATTAGTGACAGGTAATCTTGGATTCAGTGAAGGAAAGCCAGTTGCAGCAATAACAACATACAAATGTCTTCTGCACTGGAGATTATTTGAAGCGGAAAAAACTAGTGTATTTGACCGACTTATTCAGATAATTGGTTCTGCAATTGAG GACCAGGATAACATTGATCATATGGCTTATTGGCTTTCCAATACATCTACATTGTTGTTCTTGCTCCAGCGGAGCTTAAGAACTGCTCCACGAAAGCCTCCTACCCCCACATCTTTATTTGGAAGGATGACCCAA GGCTTCCGATCTTCTTCTGCCAATCTTTCAGTTGGTGCTTCTGATTTAGTACGTCAGGTTGAGGCGAAGTATCCAGCTTTGCTCTTTAAGCAGCAACTTACAGCATATGTGGAAAAGATATATGGAATCGTCCGAGACAATTTGAAGAAGGAATTGTCACTTCATCTTTCTTCTTGCATCCAG gcacccaaaACGGCAAAAGGTGGTGTTTCAAAATCACCCGAAGGATCAACTGGGAACAGTCCTCGGGCTAATCCTTGGAATAGCATCATCGCAAATCTTAATGGGTTTCTCACTACATTTAAAGAAAATTGT GTGCCTCCAATTATTGTTCAGAAGATATTTACTCAAATGTTCTCATACATCAATGTACAGATTTTTAATAG CCTTCTTCTTCGTCGAGAGTGCTGCACCTTCAGCAATGGCCAATATGTGAAGAATGGGCTAGCTGAATTGGAGCTATGGTGTAGCCTAGCAAAAGAAGAG TATGCTGGCTCATCATGGGATGAACTCAAATATGTTAGGCAGGCTGTAGGATTCTTG GTTCTACACCAAAAGTCCAGAATCTCCTATGATGAACTAACAAATGACCTATGCCCT GTCTTGAGTGTTCAACAACTTCATAGAGTATGCACACTATTTTTGGATGATGATTACAACACGCAAAGTGTTTCCCCTGAT GTCATTTCCAGCATGAACTTTCTAATGACAGATGACTCCAGCAGTGATGATAGCAGCTCCTTCTTGCTGGATGACAATTCCAG CATTCCTTTCTCGATTGAAGATATATCTAGTTCCATGCAAGACCAGAGCTATTCAGATGTAAAACCTCCCGCAGAACTTTCGGAGAATCCAGACTTCCAATTTTTACAGGAGTAA